The Streptomyces sp. NBC_00483 genome contains the following window.
TTTCAACTCGACGCCCTGGGGCGGGCATTGGGCGCAGAACGAACTCGGTTTCAACCCCGGATCCCGCAACACGGCGCTCGGCTACGAACTCATCGCACCCGAGGCGGGCATCCTCGTCGGAACCGGCCCCGAGGCGCAGGTCGAGGTGCCGTTCCAGCTGATGTGCGCACTGGAGCCGGACAGCGTCCTCGGCGAGGAGCCACACGCCCGCTTCGGCACCTCGTTCCCCATCCGCTTCGACTACCTCGACACCGTCGGGGGCGGCAACCTCTCGCTGCACTGCCACCCCCAAGAGACGTACATGCGCGAGAAGTTCGGCTGGTCCTACACCCAGCACGAGACGTACTACATGTCCATCGGCAGCCCCGACACCAAGGTCTTCCTCGGCCTGCGCGAGGACGCCGACGTCGTCGCCTTCCGCAAGCAGGTCGAGGCGGCAGCGGCCCAGGGCACACCCATGGAGGTCGAGGACCACGTCCACGCCTTCCCCGCCGAACAGGGGCAGCTGTTCCTCATCCCGGCCGGCACCCCGCACGCCAGCGGCGCCGGCAATCTGGTCCTGGAGATCAGCGCCACCCCGTACCTGTACAGCCTGCGCTTCTACGACTGGCTCAGGCCCGACGCCGACGGCAACCCCCGCCCCCTGCCGTACGAGCACGGCTTCGCCAACCTGGACACCACACGGCGCGGCGAGGCCGTCGCCCGCGACCTCGTACAGCGACCGCGCACCCTGCGCGAGGGGGACGGCTGGCGCGAGGAGGTCATCGGCGCGCTCGACGAGATGTTCTACGAGGTGAGGAGGTACGCGCTCGACGCGGGCGCCGAGGCCCAGGACGACACCGCAGGGCGCTTCCACGTACTGAACGTGGTGGACGGCGACGGTGTCACCCTGCACACCGAAGCAGGTGACACCCACGCCTTGTCCTACGCGGAGACACTCACCGTGCCCGCGGCCGTCGGCCGGTACCGGCTGCGCGCGGCCGACGGAGGTCCTGTGCGGGTCGTGAAGGCGCTCGTCCGGTGATCCCGGTCATCGAGGTCGGCGGCACCCATGTCACCGCGGGCCTCGTCGACCCGGCCGACGGCAGGGTCGAGCGGCGCACCCACCGGCCGCTCGACCCGGGCGCCCGCGCCGAGGACATCCTCGGCGCGGTGTGCCGTTGCGCCGACGCGCTGGACACCCCCGCGGGAACCACCTGGGGCGTGGCCCTGCCCGGCCCCTTCGACTACGCGCGCGGCATCGGACTCTTCGCGGACGTCGGCAAGTTCGAGGCGCTCTACGGGGTGGACGTACGGGCCGCGCTGCTCGACGGCATGGCCAAGCGGCCGGGCGGAATGGTCTTCCTCAACGACGCGCACGCGTTCCTGCTGGGGGAGTGCGCGGTGGGAGCCGCCACCGGACACGCCCGCGTCGTGGGCATCACCCTCGGCACGGGGGTCGGCTCCGCCTTTCTCGGCGACGGCCGCATCCTCGACCGGGGCCCCGGAGTTCCGCCCGAGGGCCGCATGGACCTGACGACCGTCGACGGCAGACCACTGGAGGAGTCCGTGTCCCGCCGCGCCCTGGTGGCCCGGTACGGCGAACAGGGCGTCGACGTGCGCGACATCGCCGAACGGGCCCGCGCCGGGGAGCGACTTGCCCGCCGCGTCCTGGACGAGGCGTTCGGGATACTCGGCGCCGCCCTCGGCCCGCGCCTCGCCGCGTTCGAGGCGACCGCACTCGTCGTCGGAGGGTCGATGGCACGCTCCTGGGACCTGGTCGCACCGGCGCTGCACACGGGCCTGGCCAAGGGCGGCTGGCCACCCGAGGCGGCCGACGTGAGCGGGCCGCCTGCCACGCGGCATACTCGTGCGATGCGCCCCGCCGCCCCCGCCGCCCTCGCCGGCGACGCGGCGCTGCTGGGCGCGGCGCGCGCGGTCGCCGCCCGGAACACGAACCGCACAGGGCCGGGTCGGTAGCGGCCACCAGGACCGGCAAGGGGGAGACATTGGGCACGTCCGGCGCCGGCGCCGCCAAGGACCCGCATCCGACGGTGCGGGACGTCGCGCAGCGGGCGCGGGTCAGCGCCATGACGGTCTCGCGCGTGCTGCGCGACGACCCCAAGGTGCTGCCCGCCACCGCGGAGCGGGTCCGCGCCGCGGCAGCCGAACTCGGCTACCGGCGCAACGAGATGGCGCGCAGCCTGCGCCTGGGCAGCGGCACCGGGCTCGTCGGACT
Protein-coding sequences here:
- a CDS encoding ROK family protein; this encodes MIPVIEVGGTHVTAGLVDPADGRVERRTHRPLDPGARAEDILGAVCRCADALDTPAGTTWGVALPGPFDYARGIGLFADVGKFEALYGVDVRAALLDGMAKRPGGMVFLNDAHAFLLGECAVGAATGHARVVGITLGTGVGSAFLGDGRILDRGPGVPPEGRMDLTTVDGRPLEESVSRRALVARYGEQGVDVRDIAERARAGERLARRVLDEAFGILGAALGPRLAAFEATALVVGGSMARSWDLVAPALHTGLAKGGWPPEAADVSGPPATRHTRAMRPAAPAALAGDAALLGAARAVAARNTNRTGPGR